One genomic window of Sphingomonas sp. C3-2 includes the following:
- a CDS encoding PaaI family thioesterase — protein sequence MIEDIVRPTLPADATENWREWHPDGDGRFLDLLGVIRTKCLSTDSACVRFTPEPMHANRGGLAHGGYLMSCVDEALFHSAAALELTAAKGSGVTVSANVNFIGAASIDAPIDAITRIVGETGRMFFISGHMEQEGRRIASFEGILRKLKNAGVN from the coding sequence ATGATCGAAGATATCGTCCGCCCGACCCTGCCCGCCGACGCTACGGAAAACTGGCGTGAATGGCATCCGGACGGCGATGGACGCTTTCTCGACCTGCTGGGCGTGATCCGCACCAAATGCCTGTCCACCGACAGCGCCTGTGTGCGCTTCACCCCCGAACCAATGCATGCCAATCGCGGCGGGCTGGCGCATGGCGGTTATCTGATGAGCTGTGTCGACGAGGCGCTGTTCCATTCGGCGGCCGCGCTTGAGCTGACGGCTGCCAAGGGATCGGGCGTGACGGTGAGCGCCAATGTCAATTTCATCGGCGCGGCCTCGATCGACGCTCCGATCGACGCGATCACGCGCATTGTCGGCGAAACCGGCCGCATGTTCTTCATCTCGGGCCATATGGAACAGGAAGGTCGCCGGATCGCCTCGTTCGAAGGCATTCTGCGCAAGCTGAAGAACGCCGGGGTCAATTGA